TCAATTTTATGTATCCATCTTTTGATAATATAGTAGCAACACCTGGAATAATCTTTTTTTGCCAGTCCTTAGGATAAGAAAGAATAAAACCATCATAATTATTCTGACATATTTCCCAATTTTGTACATCATGCTTTATTGTTTTAAATATCAATATTGTTCCTAACAACATAATAAAAATGAATCCAATAATAATTATGACCCATCTCTTATTAAAATTTGTTATGCTTTCTTTTTTGACAGATTTAAAATCCTTATCTAAATCTTTATTTACTTTTCCCATTTTTAACCTCCTAAACATATAATAACTTTATTTAAACGCTCCTGTTAACTATTGAGTGAATATATATATAATTTATTATATTCTACTATAATAAGTAATCAACTTACAAATTTAAGTCCTATTGTTACTGTGTAAGTATCTTCTTTTTCCCATACAATTTTAGCCTTTTTATTTCCGATTATTGGTACATCAATTGATAGTTCTTCAACAGTCATCTTTTCAGTAAAAGGAATGATTATTCTTGCACCATATTCTGAATAATTTTCAAGATAATATACTTGTTTATTATTTAAAAATAAAAAGGAATGAAATTCAATTCTGGGAGCTTTTCTTTTTTCATCAATAAAATAGATGGAATCTTCATTTATTTCTGTTAATGATGAAATTGGTGTTGCAATTCGTTTCGTTTTAATCCATTCCGTTTTTTGAGTTGCTAATCTATATAAACCTGCTATTCCTGATGGTAACCATATATATGTGTATATAGCAAATAATAAAATATACGATATTTTAATAAAAAATCCTTTATCTTTATAAAATTCAAAAATACTATATACAAACATCGGAATAAACGCAAATGAATATGTGATTAATACAATAAACCCTAATAAATAATTTTTATTATAAAATATTTCGAGCATTTTATTCTCAACAAAAATAACCTTAAAAGCACTTAGAAGAGAAAGTGTCAATGAAAATCCAACAATAAAAACAACAGATACAAAAATTATATATATCAAAGTATCAACTTTTGTAATAATTGGAGATTTTGACCTTATTATATGAAATATATATTTCCAATTGTTAAAATGTCCCTGTAACCATCTTGTTCTTTGTCTTATTAGTGCTTTTAATGAAACCACCCCTTCCTGTTCAACAATAGCTCTATCTGTAAAATATAATCTCATACCTTTAGATATCATTCTTAAACCTAATTCAAAATCCTCAGTAAGAGTATTACCCCAAGGTTCTAACCCAATCAAATTTAAGGAGGATAATTTTGAAAACTGTCCATTGCCTCCTAATCCAACACTGCCAAATATAGACCTTGCCTTTTGAATTATTCTACTGAATCCAAGAAATTCTATATCTTGCATTTTTGCAAGTAAAGATTGGTTTCTATTATAAATCCTCACTGCTGTTTGAACTGCATCAACATCAAAATTTGAAAAAACTGAAGATATCTCATCTAACATATTTATAGATGGTTTTGCATCTGCATCGAAGACACCTACAATAATATGTTCATCATCAAAACAAGTTTTAAAATCATCAGGTAAATTAAAAGGCTTCATAAAATTAGATGAAAGTGAAATCATTATTTGTCTATATGCATAATTTAAAACATTTCCTTTCCCTTTTTTATATTCATTTGGCAGGTTATTTAATAAAATAATCTTTGAATCTAATTGGCTTAAACGATTTACTATCACAGGTGTTAAATCATTTGAATTATCATCAACAACGATAATTCTATAATTATTGTTGTTGAATTTTAAACACCTTTTTAAGGTCGTTTCAATAACTTTTTCTTCATTTTTGGCAGGAATAATAATAAAATAAAAATATTCTTCACAATTTTTAATCCTAACTTCTTTGTGATTTAAAGCAATAAAAAACAAAAATAAATAATATGCACCAACAAAAAGCAAAATAAGCGTCAAAAATGTAGAATCAACCTTCATGATTGAATTCCTCTCCCTTTATAAAAACTATATTAAGAATTCCTCTTTAAAATTAAAAGGAAAATATAAAATAAAATGATATTTAAAATAAAAAAATCAATATATTTTACAAATATTATACTATCGATATTGGTTTTTTACAATACATGATTCCCCTTTTTAAAAAAGGTATTTACACAAACAGGATATAATGATAAAATATCATTGTTGCTCAGTTAATATTTAATTGTAATTTGATATAATCAAATTTTTTAATCATTGTATGAACATGTAATTTTTGATAAAATGTTATTATTGTCTTTAAAAGGAGGTGCTACTATGAAAAAATGTGAAATTTGTGGAAAAGGTCCTATGGCAGGTTATCAATACAGCCACTCCCATAGAAAATCCATAAAAAAATGGCAGCCAAATTTAAAAAATGTAAGGGTCATTGTAAATGGAACACCTATGAGATTAAATGTCTGTACAAAATGTTTGAAATCTGGAAGGGTAAAAAGGGCTATATAAAAAACGTGCATACTTGCACGTTTTTTACGTGCTCTTTTCTTTGGAAAATATACTTAAAATCTTTCTTGCAAATAAAGGTAATTTAAAAAAATATATTTTGGGCTTTTTTTTGTTTTTCATAGATAATCTCCCCCTTACTTCTCAATTATAAAATATGCTTTTAGCTATTTGAAATATACATTTATATAATAACCAATAATAATTATAATTATCCCCAACAATACCATCCATAACCAATCTGGTATGTACATTACGAGGATAAAAATACCAAATGCTATAACTATATATCCAATAGAATTATTTAATTCTCTATTTAATTTTTTTAGTTTGTAATATATATTATTCCACATGTAAAATCCCTCCATTGAAGTTACAATATATTCTATTCAATGAAGGGAAACTATGATACTAATCTCTTGATTTTATTACCAATAAAAATCCATCTTCGATTTTAATGCTTATTTTGTTTTCTGTAAAAATATTACTTATTCCGTATGGAATTCCAAGTGTCATATCCTGTCCTGATAGTGGATAATAAAGACCTTCTGTATAAATTCCATGGACATCTTTTGAATATGGCAAAAGAGAAACAATATCCCCTTTTTTACCCTTTAATTCTATATATTCATTAATAAGATATATTTCGTTTTTCTCATTAATTATTCTGCCCTTTATTTTGCGATTTAATAAATAAAACAATAATGAAAGATTTGCAATCAAATGGTCAAATCTATTCCCTAAGGTACCTATATATGTTATATTATCTGTTCCCATTTCAATTGCTTTTAGTGTGGCAATCTGTGTATCTGTTTTATCTTTTATTGGTGAATATTTTTCAATTTTTACTCCCTTTTCTTTATAAAAATTCAAGATATCCTCATCTAATGAATCAAAATCACCAACTATTAAATTTGGAATAATATTCATTTTATATGCATGTTTTGCTCCACCATCTGCACAAATTATAATATTACTATCTAAAATAATATTTTTATAATAATTATAATTACTGATTTCACCGTTAGATATTATTAGTGCATTCATTTTTTATTAGCCTCTCTCAATTCATAAATAGCCTTTTTAGGGTCTTCAGTTCCAAATATGGATGAGCCAGCTACTATTATATCAGCACCAGCATCTGTCACTATTTTTATATTACTTTTTGATATGCCTCCATCAACCTCAATTTCAAATTTAAATGGTTTATTCTTCTTAGTTGAATTTAAATCACTTATCTTATCAATCATTGAATCAATAAATTTTTGTCCCCCAAATCCCGGATTAACCGTCATTAAAAGTACCATATCAATATCTGAAAGAACATATTCCAACATTTCAACTGGTGTAGAAGGATTTAAAGCTACACCCGCTTTTATACCACAATCTTTTATTATTTGAATAACCCTATTCAGATGTATACAGGCTTCCTGGTGTACTGTTATTATATCAGCACCCGCCTTAACAAACTCATTTATATATTTTTCCGGTTCATCTATCATTAAATGAACATCAAATGGAATACTAACTCTATTTTTCAAACTTCGGATTACGCCGGGTCCTATTGTAATATTAGGAACAAAATGCCCATCCATTACATCTATATGTAAAAGGTCAGCACCTGCTCTTTCAATTTTTTTGATGTCTTCTATTAAACATCCGAAATCTGCCGATAATATCGATGGGGCGATTTTCATTTTTTTAATTCCTCCTCTTTTGATTTTTTCTTAATTCCTTTAGCAAGATTAAATAATTTAAATATCTATCTTTATTAATCAATCCTTCTTCAACCGCCTTTTTAACGCTGCAACATGGTTCGTTTTCATGTATACATGTTGAAAATCTGCAATTCTTTTGAAATTGTTCAAATTCGGCAAAATAATATTTTAAATTTTCAATATCAACATCAACATTTAATGAAGTAAAACCCGGGGTGTCTAATACAAATCCGCCATTATTTAGTGGTATTAATTCCACACATCTGGTGGTATGTTTCCCTCTTGAAATTCTTTCACTTAATTCACCTGTTTGTACACTAAATTCAGATTGAAGGGAATTTATAATGGATGATTTCCCAACACCGGAAGGACCTGAAAAAAAAGATGTTTTCCCTGATAATTCATCCTTTAATTCTTTAATTCCTGCCTTTGTCACATAAGATATTGGAAATGCCCTATAACCGATCCTGCTATATATATTTAAAATTTCTTCATAATCTTCCCTCCTGCACAGGTCAATTTTATTAATGCAGATAATTGGTTCAATATCATTTAATAAAGCAACAACTATCATCTTGTCAAGCAATAATTTGTTGATTTTAGGATTTATTATGGAAAATACAATTACAGCCTGGTCAACATTTGAAACTAATGGTCTTGCTAATTCATTTTTTCGCGGATAAATTTTTATAATATACCCATCTATATTATTCAATGTAGCAATATCAACAATATCTCCAACAATAGGTTTTATATTATCTATTCTAAATTTACCACGGGCACGGCATTCAATAACACCGTTACCCGTTTTCACATAATAAAAACCAGCTATCCCTTTTATTATTCTGCCTTTTAATATATTCAAGCTAAAATTTCGCCTCCATTGTTTTATATACGCTACCATCAATATCCACTTCAATTGTGAGATTACCACTTCCTGTGATTGGAACAGTGATTGGACTGTCTTTAGAGGTATGTGAAGCCGAGTACTGTAAATTCTTAACCCCATTTTGTATTGTATACACATCAACCTTCATGGTTCCTGACTTGTTTGGCAAATCTATTGATAAATTTTTTGTTTTATTATTTTTTGAAGGCGATGGAGCTGTTCCACTATTTAAAGGCGGCTGTACAGGGTTATTATTACCAGGGGATGTTTGCTGATTTTGAACAACAATAAGGTCTACTGTTTTACCTTTTTGTACATCGGTATTTTCTGGTATACTTTGACCTATTACCGTATTGTTTGGAACATTATCTTTTTGCTGATAGGTTATATTCCCTGTCTTAAGACCTAAAGCATTTAATGTCTTTTGAGCATCATCCAGTGTCATATTAATTAAACTTGGCATTTTTACTGTTTCAATCCCTTGACTTACATAAATATCTATTGTTGAACCATATTCCACTTGGACTCCTTGTCTTGGATTTTGGTCGAATACATATCCCTGTGGAAATTTGTCGTTATATTTTTGGATTATATTTCCTTTAAGACCGCTGTTTTC
This is a stretch of genomic DNA from Aceticella autotrophica. It encodes these proteins:
- a CDS encoding glycosyltransferase, producing MKVDSTFLTLILLFVGAYYLFLFFIALNHKEVRIKNCEEYFYFIIIPAKNEEKVIETTLKRCLKFNNNNYRIIVVDDNSNDLTPVIVNRLSQLDSKIILLNNLPNEYKKGKGNVLNYAYRQIMISLSSNFMKPFNLPDDFKTCFDDEHIIVGVFDADAKPSINMLDEISSVFSNFDVDAVQTAVRIYNRNQSLLAKMQDIEFLGFSRIIQKARSIFGSVGLGGNGQFSKLSSLNLIGLEPWGNTLTEDFELGLRMISKGMRLYFTDRAIVEQEGVVSLKALIRQRTRWLQGHFNNWKYIFHIIRSKSPIITKVDTLIYIIFVSVVFIVGFSLTLSLLSAFKVIFVENKMLEIFYNKNYLLGFIVLITYSFAFIPMFVYSIFEFYKDKGFFIKISYILLFAIYTYIWLPSGIAGLYRLATQKTEWIKTKRIATPISSLTEINEDSIYFIDEKRKAPRIEFHSFLFLNNKQVYYLENYSEYGARIIIPFTEKMTVEELSIDVPIIGNKKAKIVWEKEDTYTVTIGLKFVS
- the rpmB gene encoding 50S ribosomal protein L28, with the protein product MKKCEICGKGPMAGYQYSHSHRKSIKKWQPNLKNVRVIVNGTPMRLNVCTKCLKSGRVKRAI
- a CDS encoding thiamine diphosphokinase, with the protein product MNALIISNGEISNYNYYKNIILDSNIIICADGGAKHAYKMNIIPNLIVGDFDSLDEDILNFYKEKGVKIEKYSPIKDKTDTQIATLKAIEMGTDNITYIGTLGNRFDHLIANLSLLFYLLNRKIKGRIINEKNEIYLINEYIELKGKKGDIVSLLPYSKDVHGIYTEGLYYPLSGQDMTLGIPYGISNIFTENKISIKIEDGFLLVIKSRD
- the rpe gene encoding ribulose-phosphate 3-epimerase, with the translated sequence MKIAPSILSADFGCLIEDIKKIERAGADLLHIDVMDGHFVPNITIGPGVIRSLKNRVSIPFDVHLMIDEPEKYINEFVKAGADIITVHQEACIHLNRVIQIIKDCGIKAGVALNPSTPVEMLEYVLSDIDMVLLMTVNPGFGGQKFIDSMIDKISDLNSTKKNKPFKFEIEVDGGISKSNIKIVTDAGADIIVAGSSIFGTEDPKKAIYELREANKK
- the rsgA gene encoding ribosome small subunit-dependent GTPase A, whose product is MNILKGRIIKGIAGFYYVKTGNGVIECRARGKFRIDNIKPIVGDIVDIATLNNIDGYIIKIYPRKNELARPLVSNVDQAVIVFSIINPKINKLLLDKMIVVALLNDIEPIICINKIDLCRREDYEEILNIYSRIGYRAFPISYVTKAGIKELKDELSGKTSFFSGPSGVGKSSIINSLQSEFSVQTGELSERISRGKHTTRCVELIPLNNGGFVLDTPGFTSLNVDVDIENLKYYFAEFEQFQKNCRFSTCIHENEPCCSVKKAVEEGLINKDRYLNYLILLKELRKNQKRRN